One genomic window of Solanum stenotomum isolate F172 chromosome 9, ASM1918654v1, whole genome shotgun sequence includes the following:
- the LOC125877941 gene encoding uncharacterized protein LOC125877941 isoform X1 codes for MGSLMAGWDCYIPDPQIVKYKRNKSLTKEEIEAFWRSKKHREEDEVMSNSMLSSQTQIHDYQANNETTNSKDDDEEKLIKKHGWYVRILKWVSSSLAHLNEPPVLPPQEPTTYKRVSLFKQSG; via the exons atgggttCCCTTATGGCTGGTTGGGATTGTTATATTCCAGACCCCCAAATTG TGAAATATAAGAGAAACAAGTCATTAACAAAGGAAGAGATAGAGGCATTCTGGAGATCCAAAAAACATAGAGAGGAAGATGAGGTGATGAGTAATTCTATGTTATCATCTCAAACCCAAATTCATGACTACCAG GCAAATAATGAAACAACAAACTCCAAGGATGATGATGAggagaaactcatcaagaaacaTGGCTGGTACGTACGTATATTAAA GTGGGTAAGTAGCAGTTTGGCACATTTGAATGAGCCACCAGTCTTACCACCACAAGAGCCTACTACTTACAAGCGTGTCTCGCTCTTCAAACAATCTGGATAG
- the LOC125877941 gene encoding uncharacterized protein LOC125877941 isoform X2: MGSLMAGWDCYIPDPQIVKYKRNKSLTKEEIEAFWRSKKHREEDEVMSNSMLSSQTQIHDYQANNETTNSKDDDEEKLIKKHGWWVSSSLAHLNEPPVLPPQEPTTYKRVSLFKQSG; encoded by the exons atgggttCCCTTATGGCTGGTTGGGATTGTTATATTCCAGACCCCCAAATTG TGAAATATAAGAGAAACAAGTCATTAACAAAGGAAGAGATAGAGGCATTCTGGAGATCCAAAAAACATAGAGAGGAAGATGAGGTGATGAGTAATTCTATGTTATCATCTCAAACCCAAATTCATGACTACCAG GCAAATAATGAAACAACAAACTCCAAGGATGATGATGAggagaaactcatcaagaaacaTGGCTG GTGGGTAAGTAGCAGTTTGGCACATTTGAATGAGCCACCAGTCTTACCACCACAAGAGCCTACTACTTACAAGCGTGTCTCGCTCTTCAAACAATCTGGATAG